A single Flavobacterium sp. 1 DNA region contains:
- the pgk gene encoding phosphoglycerate kinase, with translation MKTLNNFDFNNKKAIIRVDFNVPLDESFNVTDATRIEAAKPTIDYILSNGGSVILMSHLGRPKGAQDKYSLKHILKTTSEILGVSVQFAADCVGAEAQETAKNLKPGQVLLLENLRFHDEEEAGDVTFAKELASLGDIYVNDAFGTAHRAHASTTIIAQFFPTSKCFGLLLAKEIESLNKVLKNSEKPVTAVLGGSKVSSKITVIENILDKVDHMIIGGGMTFTFVKALGGNVGDSICELDKLDLALEILRLAKEKGVQIHIPVDVVAANDFSNTADTQIVDVSEIPDGWQGLDAGPKSLENFEKVILESKTILWNGPLGVFEMETFAKGTIALGNYIAASTENGAFSLVGGGDSVAAVKQFGFEDKMSYVSTGGGAMLEMLEGRTLPGIAAILD, from the coding sequence ATGAAGACTTTAAATAATTTTGATTTTAATAATAAAAAGGCAATAATAAGAGTTGATTTTAATGTTCCTTTAGATGAAAGCTTTAATGTAACAGATGCTACTCGTATTGAAGCTGCAAAACCAACTATCGACTATATTTTATCTAATGGAGGCAGTGTTATCTTGATGTCACACCTAGGAAGACCAAAAGGAGCTCAAGACAAATATTCATTAAAACATATTCTAAAAACAACTTCTGAAATTTTAGGAGTTTCAGTTCAATTTGCCGCAGACTGTGTTGGAGCAGAAGCTCAAGAAACTGCTAAAAATTTGAAACCAGGTCAAGTATTATTATTAGAAAATTTACGTTTTCATGACGAAGAAGAAGCAGGAGATGTTACTTTTGCTAAAGAATTAGCCTCACTTGGAGATATCTATGTAAACGATGCTTTTGGTACAGCACACAGAGCACACGCTTCGACTACTATTATCGCACAGTTTTTTCCAACAAGTAAATGTTTCGGATTATTATTGGCGAAAGAAATTGAAAGCTTAAATAAAGTATTAAAAAACAGTGAGAAACCAGTAACAGCTGTACTTGGAGGTTCTAAAGTTTCTTCTAAAATTACCGTTATTGAAAATATTCTTGACAAAGTTGATCACATGATTATTGGTGGAGGAATGACTTTTACGTTTGTAAAAGCATTAGGAGGAAATGTAGGTGATTCTATCTGCGAACTTGATAAATTAGATTTGGCTCTTGAAATTTTAAGATTAGCTAAAGAAAAAGGAGTTCAAATTCATATTCCTGTTGATGTTGTTGCCGCTAATGATTTTTCGAATACAGCAGATACTCAAATTGTTGATGTGAGTGAAATTCCTGACGGATGGCAAGGTCTTGATGCAGGTCCAAAATCATTGGAAAATTTTGAAAAAGTAATCTTAGAATCTAAAACAATTCTTTGGAATGGACCTTTAGGGGTTTTTGAAATGGAGACATTTGCAAAAGGAACTATTGCGCTTGGGAATTATATCGCCGCTTCTACTGAAAACGGAGCCTTCTCTCTTGTAGGAGGTGGAGATTCTGTAGCTGCTGTAAAACAATTCGGATTTGAAGACAAAATGAGTTATGTTTCTACTGGCGGTGGTGCTATGCTAGAAATGTTAGAAGGCAGAACTTTGCCTGGAATTGCTGCAATATTAGACTAA
- a CDS encoding helix-turn-helix domain-containing protein, translating into MAHPKILVIKETEKEIKNLLKQSIPFIGQRLRVLLILKQNEETGISRREVAKLAGVDPNSVQKWRTLYLNSGIDGLIKHGKTGFKPSVFNAAEHTMLETKLNNPQNGLQGYVELKDWIEKETGKSFNYNTLLYYCIRNFKSSVKVARKSHVKKDEDLGSSFKKTSEESVKKQH; encoded by the coding sequence ATGGCACATCCAAAAATTTTGGTAATTAAGGAAACTGAAAAAGAGATTAAAAATCTACTTAAGCAATCTATTCCATTTATTGGACAACGCTTGAGAGTACTTTTAATTTTGAAGCAAAATGAAGAAACAGGGATTTCTAGACGTGAAGTTGCTAAATTAGCAGGGGTTGACCCAAACAGTGTTCAGAAATGGCGGACATTATACCTCAATTCTGGAATTGATGGTTTGATTAAACATGGAAAAACAGGCTTCAAGCCATCTGTTTTTAATGCTGCTGAACACACGATGTTGGAAACAAAACTCAATAACCCTCAAAATGGGCTTCAAGGTTATGTAGAATTAAAAGATTGGATTGAAAAAGAAACTGGAAAAAGCTTTAATTACAACACCTTGCTTTATTACTGCATCAGAAATTTTAAATCAAGTGTAAAAGTTGCCCGCAAAAGTCATGTCAAAAAAGATGAAGACCTAGGAAGCTCTTTTAAAAAGACTTCGGAAGAATCTGTCAAGAAACAGCACTAA
- a CDS encoding LysM peptidoglycan-binding domain-containing protein, giving the protein MKIKNTTLSFFLMLTVCAFSQNTVENSEIGSVQKPISYLDSIKNSFVKYDRTVKTDSLWMNQIGTSLDIYNDLATEINTVNVDKDIDKELPTELLKARLAAMDAKSPFNIEYNQGLENLIKSFLKNRKKAFANQMAVAQYYFPIFEEALAKQNVPLEIKYLAVVESALNPMAVSRVGATGLWQFMYNTGKQYNLNIDSYIDERSDPLKASAAAAQYMTNMFTVFNDWDLVLASYNSGPGNVTKAIRRSGGLQNFWNIKKYLPQETQGYVPAFLATMYIYEYHKEHGINPKKALVRHFATDTVMVKKEMSFAQISNLLDIPIEQLQALNPSYKRNVIPNYAGKSHYLTLPSCKVGVFTSNEDKIYAYVQYEIDKREKTNQCKKATFIKDSTALASNNKVKYYKVKKGDNLSEIAKNNNVAVSDLKKWNHIKSNAVASGKSLKIIIEKDMDSNASLASNLDKNKAIIVKDNTSVATAESKAAVDKKDTLVANAANFYVVQKGDNLNSIAKKYNTTVAEIKEWNHLSSANLKLGVSIQVSNAVVETNVAVAVVAAELRDIKYEVQKGDNLGSIAKKFGSSVVDLKNWNNLHSNNIALGNVLVVAKNEVAINTNNATADSFKKRETTASSKNDEANYLVQKGDSLFSISKKYPGVTVSDLQKWNNISGDDLKPGMGLKIKG; this is encoded by the coding sequence ATGAAAATAAAAAATACCACACTTTCTTTTTTTCTAATGCTTACTGTTTGTGCATTTTCTCAGAATACTGTAGAAAATTCGGAAATTGGAAGTGTCCAAAAACCAATTTCTTATTTAGATTCAATAAAAAATTCTTTTGTAAAATATGATCGTACTGTAAAAACCGATAGTTTATGGATGAATCAAATTGGTACTTCTTTAGATATCTATAATGATTTAGCTACTGAAATTAATACTGTAAATGTTGATAAGGATATTGATAAAGAGCTGCCTACTGAATTGTTGAAAGCAAGGCTAGCTGCAATGGATGCCAAATCTCCTTTTAATATAGAATACAATCAAGGTTTAGAGAATTTAATTAAGTCATTCCTTAAAAACAGAAAAAAGGCTTTTGCTAATCAAATGGCAGTTGCTCAATATTATTTCCCAATTTTTGAAGAGGCACTGGCTAAACAAAATGTTCCTTTAGAGATTAAATACTTAGCTGTAGTCGAATCTGCATTAAATCCAATGGCCGTATCCAGAGTTGGTGCTACAGGATTATGGCAATTCATGTATAATACTGGTAAACAGTATAATTTAAATATTGATTCTTACATAGATGAACGTTCAGATCCTTTAAAAGCATCTGCCGCAGCGGCTCAATATATGACCAACATGTTTACTGTTTTCAATGATTGGGATCTGGTTTTAGCTTCTTATAATTCAGGACCAGGAAATGTAACTAAGGCGATTCGCCGTTCTGGCGGACTGCAAAATTTTTGGAACATCAAAAAATATTTACCACAGGAAACCCAAGGTTATGTTCCCGCTTTTCTTGCTACAATGTACATTTACGAGTACCATAAAGAACATGGCATTAATCCTAAAAAAGCTTTGGTCAGACATTTTGCAACCGATACTGTAATGGTTAAAAAAGAAATGTCTTTTGCTCAGATTTCTAATTTATTAGATATTCCAATTGAACAATTACAGGCATTAAATCCATCATACAAACGAAATGTGATTCCTAATTATGCTGGCAAAAGCCATTATTTGACGCTTCCTTCTTGCAAAGTGGGTGTTTTTACTTCTAATGAGGATAAAATATATGCTTATGTTCAATACGAAATTGACAAAAGAGAGAAAACCAATCAATGCAAAAAAGCAACTTTTATAAAAGATTCGACCGCTTTAGCTTCTAATAATAAGGTTAAATATTATAAAGTTAAAAAAGGTGATAATCTAAGTGAAATTGCCAAGAATAACAATGTGGCTGTTTCTGATTTGAAAAAATGGAATCACATTAAAAGTAATGCTGTCGCTTCTGGAAAATCTTTAAAAATTATTATTGAAAAAGATATGGATTCTAATGCATCTTTGGCATCCAATCTGGATAAAAACAAAGCCATTATTGTAAAAGACAACACGAGTGTTGCAACAGCAGAATCTAAAGCGGCTGTTGATAAAAAGGATACATTGGTTGCCAATGCTGCTAATTTCTATGTTGTTCAAAAAGGAGATAATCTGAACAGTATTGCCAAAAAATACAATACTACAGTTGCCGAAATAAAAGAGTGGAACCATTTAAGTTCTGCAAACTTGAAATTAGGCGTTTCCATACAAGTAAGCAATGCTGTTGTTGAAACAAATGTGGCAGTTGCTGTAGTTGCTGCTGAGTTGAGAGATATCAAATATGAAGTTCAAAAAGGAGATAATCTTGGAAGTATTGCCAAAAAATTTGGTTCATCAGTTGTTGATTTAAAAAACTGGAACAATTTGCACTCCAATAATATTGCTCTTGGTAATGTTTTGGTTGTTGCCAAAAATGAGGTAGCTATAAACACTAATAATGCTACTGCGGATTCATTCAAGAAAAGAGAAACGACTGCTTCTTCAAAAAATGATGAAGCCAATTATTTAGTTCAAAAAGGAGATTCTTTATTTAGTATTTCAAAAAAATATCCTGGAGTTACAGTATCTGATTTACAAAAATGGAACAATATCTCTGGAGATGATTTAAAACCTGGTATGGGTTTAAAAATAAAAGGATAG
- a CDS encoding DUF1080 domain-containing protein, with product MFKKTALAFALLLLLNSCAVQDKNFSENDWYAFTKTNTQRIKPSEVYEFTDEMIRMHGDNIGYLMTNKSYKNFELTLEFRWNIEEKFNKGKAKKNSGVMYNIPADSPDNIWPKGIQFQMKENTTGDFIFLDNVTAIVNGKLVEAGASVTSPKFSANENSYGEWNQVLIHSFNGKITQYLNGKLVNECVGASSKEGKISLNYEGSPVDFRNIRLKSISKEEN from the coding sequence ATGTTTAAAAAAACCGCCTTAGCTTTTGCACTTCTTCTGCTATTAAATTCGTGTGCTGTTCAAGATAAAAATTTCTCGGAGAATGATTGGTATGCTTTTACTAAAACAAACACGCAAAGAATTAAGCCCTCGGAAGTCTATGAGTTTACCGATGAAATGATTCGTATGCATGGTGATAACATTGGCTATTTGATGACCAATAAAAGCTATAAAAACTTTGAGCTTACTTTAGAATTCAGATGGAACATTGAAGAGAAATTCAATAAAGGCAAAGCAAAAAAAAACAGCGGTGTGATGTACAACATACCAGCAGATTCACCTGATAACATCTGGCCAAAAGGAATTCAGTTCCAAATGAAAGAGAATACTACTGGAGACTTCATTTTTTTAGATAATGTAACTGCAATAGTAAACGGAAAATTAGTGGAAGCCGGCGCAAGCGTGACTTCGCCTAAATTTAGCGCCAACGAAAATTCTTACGGTGAATGGAATCAAGTTTTGATTCACTCATTCAATGGAAAAATCACCCAATATTTGAATGGAAAATTAGTAAATGAATGTGTGGGAGCTTCTTCCAAAGAGGGGAAAATTTCTTTGAATTATGAAGGGTCCCCAGTTGATTTTAGAAATATTCGATTAAAAAGTATTTCTAAAGAAGAAAACTAA
- a CDS encoding IS630 family transposase has product MCQETALNAVGDFSSVNLYFQDESRFGLFTRNGKSVTAIRVKPICTFQQVFKSTWLSGAFSPITGDHFQLILPHCNTDNFQIFLNNFSKENPKELKIMVLDNGRFHKAKRLIVPENIVLVFLPPYSPELNPAEKMWAKYKREFSNKFYNSIEDVEDFIITAVKNTSKKEVMSICGYAYVFLDQIWSKN; this is encoded by the coding sequence ATCTGTCAAGAAACAGCACTAAATGCTGTAGGCGATTTTAGCTCTGTAAATTTATATTTTCAAGATGAGTCACGTTTTGGCTTATTTACTCGAAATGGAAAATCAGTTACTGCAATTAGGGTTAAACCAATTTGCACTTTCCAACAAGTTTTTAAATCAACATGGCTTTCTGGGGCTTTTTCGCCCATAACAGGGGATCATTTTCAATTAATACTTCCACATTGCAACACTGATAATTTTCAAATTTTTCTAAATAATTTTTCAAAAGAAAACCCCAAAGAACTCAAAATAATGGTATTGGATAATGGGCGATTCCATAAGGCTAAAAGATTGATCGTTCCAGAAAATATTGTTTTGGTTTTCCTGCCACCATATAGCCCGGAACTTAATCCAGCCGAAAAAATGTGGGCAAAATACAAAAGAGAATTTTCTAATAAATTTTATAATTCAATCGAAGATGTAGAAGATTTCATTATTACTGCAGTTAAAAACACAAGTAAAAAAGAGGTAATGAGTATCTGTGGTTATGCCTACGTCTTTTTAGATCAAATTTGGTCTAAAAATTAA
- a CDS encoding type IX secretion system membrane protein PorP/SprF, translated as MKKILISILLLAAASSYSQELNVPVATQYLADNPFVISPTYAGIGDNFRINLNGYMQWVGVQDAPQSQALYADFRVLDQSGVGLSLYNDSNGYTKQAGGKLSFAHHIILGYYSKQYLSFGISYIYNSFRLDWTKYKPTKNDPVITDDRSTNNNNFEVGFLYRNKGFYANATATNILKKDIDFTTTKLEPNLLTNYQFYSGYVFDIGNREEIEPSAFFQYFQNDRRSNTDLNIKYRKFNRYEDYYWVGASYRFLNDQIGKPLGVGPLIGFSKGYFSMGYSYQITLDKNLVAYNSGTHSLTIGFRFLQGISNYCPCTQGPVHE; from the coding sequence ATGAAAAAGATCTTAATTAGCATTTTACTTTTGGCTGCAGCAAGCAGTTACAGCCAAGAGTTAAATGTTCCAGTAGCAACTCAGTACTTAGCCGATAATCCATTTGTAATTTCACCTACTTATGCTGGGATTGGAGACAATTTTAGAATTAATTTAAATGGCTATATGCAGTGGGTCGGTGTTCAAGACGCTCCTCAAAGTCAGGCTCTATATGCTGATTTCAGAGTTTTGGATCAATCTGGTGTAGGTTTAAGTTTGTATAATGATTCCAACGGTTATACCAAACAGGCGGGTGGAAAGCTTAGTTTTGCCCATCACATTATTTTAGGATATTATTCAAAACAATATCTTTCATTTGGTATTTCGTATATATACAACTCATTTCGATTAGATTGGACTAAGTATAAACCAACAAAGAATGATCCAGTTATTACAGATGATCGTTCTACAAATAATAATAACTTTGAGGTTGGTTTTCTATATCGTAACAAAGGATTTTATGCAAACGCTACGGCAACTAACATTTTAAAAAAAGATATTGATTTTACAACAACTAAGTTAGAGCCTAATTTGCTTACCAATTATCAGTTCTATTCTGGATATGTATTTGACATAGGAAATAGAGAAGAAATTGAACCATCAGCTTTTTTTCAGTACTTTCAAAATGATAGGCGTTCTAATACCGATTTGAATATAAAGTACCGAAAATTCAATAGATATGAAGATTATTACTGGGTAGGTGCTTCCTATCGTTTTTTGAATGATCAAATTGGGAAGCCACTTGGTGTAGGACCTTTGATTGGATTTTCAAAAGGGTATTTTTCAATGGGTTATTCATATCAAATTACATTGGATAAAAATTTAGTAGCTTACAATTCGGGAACACATTCTTTAACTATCGGATTTAGATTCCTGCAGGGAATAAGTAATTACTGTCCATGTACACAAGGTCCAGTACACGAATAA